Genomic DNA from Bosea sp. Tri-49:
CGATGATCGCGCCCGCGGAAAGCTCGCCCTTGATGGTGAGGAAGGCGCCGAGGCCGAGGGTCGCCGATTGCAGGATCATGCGCAGGACGCGCGCGACTGCTCCGAAGGTCCCGCCGAGATCGCTGGAACTGGTCTGCAGCGCCAGATGCTCGCGATTCAAACGGTCGAAGCGGGCCACCGCGCGGCCGGAGAAGCCCATGGCCCGCACGACCTCGGCGTTGCGGGCATGGGTCTCGGCCGTCGCATTGCGGGCGATCGCAGCCTGGCGCGAGCTGTTGCTCAGTTTGCGCGCCAGAATCTCGCTCAGGAGCGTCAGCAGGGTCAGCACCACGGCGCCGGCCAATGTCAACGCGCCCAGCCAAGGGTGCAGGAAATACACAAAGGCCAGATAGAGCGGGATCCAGGGCAGGTCGAACAGGGTCGCAGGCCCCTGGCTTCCGAGAAAGCCGCGTACCGTATCGACATCGCGGCCGCGCTCGAGTGCCTCCGTGCTGGAAAAGCCGAAACGCGGCATGTCGATCGCGACGCGATGGGCCAGCGGCGCGATATCCTGGTCGAGGCGCGCGCCGATCCGGATCAGGACCTGCGATCGGACGATGTCGAAGCCGCCCTGGAACAGATACAGGCCGATCGCGAGCACGGAGAGGGCGGCGAGCGTTTGGACACTGCCGCTGGTCAGCGCGCGGTCATAGACCTGCAGCATATAGAACGAGCCGGTCAGCGCGAGGATGTTGATCAAGCCGGAGATCAGGAACAGGAACAATGCGACCTGGCGGAAATCCCGGGTCAGCACGGCTCCGTCGCGCTTGCGGGCTTCGGTGAGACGGGCAGAGGAGGCCATGGCGGCGCGCCCTTGATCATAGCGGTGAAGGGAAGTGCAGAAGGCGGGCGGACCACGCGGCCCGCCCGCCGGGCTTCGTTCGCATTCACAAGACGAAGTTGCTGGCAGTCAGGTTGTGGCTGCCCTTCAGCTCGATGCGGAACTCCTCCTCGGCGCCGCCGCCGACATTGCCCTTGACGATCGTGTAGGCGACGCCATCCCGCTCCTCATAGGACACCATCAATTGTGCCGCCGCGTTGAAGGCAGGCCCATTTACGAGCGTAAAGCTCTGGTTGCCCGCCGCTGCACCATTGGCGTCGATGCCAGACAGATCGAGGCGGTCTCCAGGCTGGAAGTCGACGATGGTGTCCCCATCCGCGCTCTCGGTATCGGAGAAGCGGAAGACGTCATCGCCGGCGCCGCCCTCCATCACGTTCACCGCGCGACCTGCGGTGATCGTGTCGTTCCCGGAGCCGGTCGCGACGTTCTCGATGTGCCACAGCGTGTCGCTGCCGCTCTGGCTGCTGACGGCGCTGCCGCGCCCCAGCATGCCATTGCCGAGATCCACCGTCAGGTTGGCGCTGATCGCCGACAGGTCCAGCGTGTCGACACCGTTGCCGCCGTCGATCTCGTCGCCGTAATAGGTGTCGTTGCCGTCACCCACCTCACCGACGAACAGGTCGTTCCCGGCCCCGCCGAAGGCAGTGTCATCGCCCGCTCCGGCATTGATGACGTCGTTGCCGCCCTGGCCGAAGAGCCTGTCGGCTCCGGCCTCGCCATTGACCAGATCGGTGCCCGCTCCGGCGAAGACATGGTCGTCGCCCGAGCCGGCATGAACCGTGTCGCGCCCCGCGCCGCCCTCGACGAAATCGGCGCCATCGCCGCCGGAGATCGCATCGTCCCCGGCTTCGCCGACGAGGACATCGTCACCGGCCAGGCCGATGATGCTGTCGCCGCCGCTCGTGCCGAGCAGGACATCGCCCGAGGCCGTCCCGACCCGGACATTGACACCACCCGTCGGCGCCGGAGTGCCCGCCTCATCGTCGTCATCGTTGCAATCATCATCATCGTCGTCGTCGTCGTCGTCCTCGTCCTCGTCCTCGTCGTCGTCATCCTCGTCGTCCTCACCGACCTGCGGACCGTCGCCGACGGCCGTGTAAGTGATGCTGCTCTCGCCGTTGGTCAGCGTGGTGACGCCGTTCGCATCGGTCGTGCTCTCGTAGTCTGCCAGCGTCGCGCCGTTTGGCAGCTCGATCACATCCTCCGGACGCAGCGCGCCGATGATGGTGTCGTTGCCGCCGTTTGAGCGGAACACGATGCGATGGGCCGAAGACAAGGCCGAGATGTCGATCGTGTCGTCGCCCGCATCGCCATCGATGGTGATGGTGTTGAGGCGCAGACTGGTGGTCGAGAAGTCACCCACGATGGTGAAGGTGTCGCCGCCCGCTCCACCGCCGGTTCCCGAAGGATCGACGCCGTTGATGCGGACTTCCTCGATCTCCGCGAGTTCCGCGATTACAGCGGCATTGTTGCTGCCGTTGCGGGTGACGACGATCTCGGTGGCTGCCGCCAGGTTCGCCGCGACATTGCCGGCAACCGCCAGCCACGCCGCCCTGGTGTAGATCGTGAAGGCCTCGACCGAGGCATTGCCGTTGATCACGAAGGTGTCGCCGGCAGCTCCTTCGGTGCCGCCATCGACGATGTCGCGACCATCCGTCGGAGCCGCCGCGTTGGCGTTCCAGATGATCGTGTCGTCGCCGGTGCCGCCGTTGACGGTGTCCACGCCGCTGTTCGGGCCGAGAGCCACAACCAGGTTGTCAATATGGAAGGTTTCTCCGGCCTCGAACCCACCCGTTGCTACAAAGCGGATCGCCGAGTGTGCAGGGTTCAATGGTGAGGAGAAGGTTGTGGTCGTGGTTCCGCCCAACGTACCGAGCGTTTCCCACGTGGCCCCATTCAGCGCCTGGACGACGACAGTCTCGCCCGCATCAAGCGCAACAGCCTGATAGTCGAAGGAGAGCGTCGGCGCGGTGGCCCCTGTCAGGTTGATCGCGCGCTCGATAGTGTCGTTGTTGTCTGTGCCTGCTGCGAATGTCAGCCGACCGCCGGTAATAAGGAGATCGCCATTGGTCGCCGAATCGTTGTCCCCGGTTTCGTCCCAGTTGCCGGCGAAGGCGAAATTGCCGTTGTTGTTCGCGTAGGACACAGCACCGAAATTATCGACCATACTGCCGGTGGTGGCTCCGAAACCTCCGGAGAGCGTGTCGTTGCCGTCCCCGCCGTTGAGGGTATCCGCACCCTCACCGCCGTTGACCACGTCGTTGCCGCCGTTCGCGTTGACGATATCGTTGCCGTCGAGCGCGTTGATCGTCTCGGAGGTGGTCCCCACCCCGTTGAGGGTGTTGGCGGCGTCGGTCCCGGTGATCGTGCTGGTCGGGGCTGCTGCGGCCAGCGTGAAGTCAGTGATGTCGATGGCCGCTGTGCCGCTGCCAGTGATCAGGATCGTACCTTGGATGGGCGAGGCCGCTCCACCCTCCCGGATGGTGATGACGGTGTTGCCGCCGGAGGCGGATTCGAAGACGCGGGTGGCGAAGTTCGCCGCCGTTACCCCGAGCCCGCTGAGGTCGATCTTATCCTGGTTGGTAGCCGCACCACCGGCGTTGTCGAAGCTGTTGATCGTGTCGTTGCCGAAGCCGGGAGCATTGTAGACGATGGTATTGAACCCGCCGCCGACATCGATAATGTCGGTGCCGGCTCCGCCAATGATCGTATCGTTGTCGTCGCCGCCGTTGAGGGTGTCGTCGCCGTCGCCGCCGTCGAGCAGGTCATTGCCGTCATTGCCGGCGAGCGTGTCGTTTCCACCGGCGCCGAACAGCTGGTTGGCCTCATCATTGCCGTTGATGACGTTGGCGAGGGCGTTGCCGGTGCCCCGGATCGCGTCGCTGTTAAGGTCGAGCCTTTCGACATTGGCGCCGAGCGTGTAGTCGACGTCGGACTCGACAACGTCGTTGCCGCCGAGCACGAGATCGGCGTTAGTTTCAGAGACCACGTCGCCGGCGTCGTCGACGAAGTACGTGTCGGTGCCGTCACCGCCGATCATCGTGTCTGCACCGAGCCCGCCTTGCAGCGTGTCGTTGCCGCCGAGGCCGCTAAGCGTGTCGGCGAGGTCGCCGCCAGTGATGACGTTGGCGAGGCTATTGCCGGAGCCGACGAACTGGTCGGCGTCGAGGCCGGTGTAGGTCAGGTTCTCGACGTTGGCCATGGCCTCGATCGAGAGCGCGGCCATGCGCGTTTCGACGGTATCGGTCCCCTGGCCTGCCGCTTCGACTACGACATCCAGCAGGTCGTCGACGCCATAGATGTCGTTGCCGGCGAGGCCGACCATCGTGTCGGCGCCAAGCTGGAAGGGGCCTGGATCGACGGTATCATCGGCTGGGACGTCGAAGACGTCGACGCCGGCGCCACCGACCAGCAGGTCGTCGCCGTTGTTGCCGAGAAGACGATTGTTGCCAGTGCCGCCGAAGATCAGATCGTTCAGCGCGCCGCCGGTGATGATGTCGTTGACGCCGTCTTCGCCGGCCACGAAATTCTGCTGGGCGTTGGTGACGGCGTTGGTCGACATGTTGACGCCGCCGGAGTCGCGAGCGACATCGCCACGGCTGATGAAATAATCATCCGTACCGAGCACGTAGCCCGCATAGTTGGCGCCGTTGAAGTTGATGCGCTCGACGCCGGTCTCCGCGTTGGTGCCCGTGTAGTGACCGGCTACGGTGATCGTCTGGTTGACCGTGGCAGCGCCGTTCGGCAGGCCATAGTTGATCACTAGGCTGCCGGTGTTGTCGGCGGTGTTGTTGTCACTCGCGCTCAGGGAATTGAGCGTCAATATGGGCAGACCGTCGACGTCGTTTCCCGTGCTCGGCGCCAGGATCGAGATTCGATCCGCCGTGCCGCCGCTTGTCGCGTTCACGGCTTCGTTGATGACGTCGTTGCCGTCGCCCAGCGTGAACGAGTAGGTGTCGTTGCCGAGACCACCGTTGAGCGTGTCGACGCCGGTGTTGGTGGTGACCGTTGTGAAGCTGATGACGAGATCGTCTATGTTGACAACCTCCACGGCCTCATTGATCGCACTCGCGACGAAGCGGATCGATGCATTGGTGAACGGACCCGTAGCGCTGTGAGTGTAGGGCTGGTTCCCGCCGTTGCCAGTGATCGTGGCGATGGTGACCCAAGTGGTTCCGTCTGCAGTGAACTCAGCGATGACGGACTCACCGGCATCCAGATTGTCCGGATTCGCCGAGAACGTGATGGTTGCAGTAGCCGCCGCGGTCAGGTTGATGGGACGGGTAATGGTCGCCCCGTCGGAAGCAGCGCCGCCCACGATACGGAGGGTATTGTTGCCGTCGTCGATACGGATCTGACCCGTTGTGACGCCGGTGTCGCCGGTTTCAAACCAATCCGGGTCCCAGGCGGCTGAGCCGGTGGAATTGCCGAAGCTGTTGTTGTTGAAGTTGTCGGCATACGTCGCCGATGTCGTCGTGGTGGCGCCCGCGCCGCCGACCAGAATGTCGTCGCCCGCAAGGCCATTGAGCGTGTCGGCGCCGGCAAGCCCGAGGATCAAATCATCCTGCGCCGTGCCGTTGAGCGGAACATCGTTGCCGGGCGTGCCGACGATGATATTGAGCGGACCGCCCGCCAGGAATTCGACGCGCTCGATGTTGCGCAGGCGGTCGGTTCCGTCGAGCGAATCCTCGACCACGTGCGAGACGATGACCTGCCCGTCTGCGGTGGCCGAGAACGCATACTCGCCCCGGCCGCCCCGGAACTTAGCGGTATCGATGTCGGGTATTGCATCCGCGCCGGTCGTGATGATCTCGCGGACGATGACGAGCTGGCCGGGATTGATCTGGCCCGAGAACATCTTGGCCGCCAGCGTGGTCATGCTGTTGTGCGTCTCGATTTCGGGGCCGGTTCCGTCGATGTTCTCCCGCACGCTGATGCGCACGTTCAGCCACTTGTCGCCGTCGATGATGTCGTCGCCGGCATTGCCCTGGATCACATCGCTGCCGTCGCCGCCGAGAATGATATCTCCGGCGTTGAACGCCACCGCGCCGGCCACCATTGCGTTGACCTGAGCCGGCGTGAGCCCGAGCACCTCAGCCAAGCCTGCGATCAGCTGCAGGCTTTCCTTGGTCAGCTGGCTGCCGCGATAACCTTCCAGTGGGGTCGGGTTGGTGACCGGATGAAACGGAAGCCGCTCGTCGGCGAGGATGTTGGAGCCTTTCAGGATGTCGTTGCCGGCAGACCCGGACAGACCTTCCATCGACTGGTACTCGTCGAGAGCTGCGTTCGCCGGGATAACCGG
This window encodes:
- a CDS encoding peroxidase family protein, which codes for MVTYIRSDLDFILAQIKIAEAHAAGQPLYGPGGLIPSYNVAWGLRTVDGSFNHLLPGQERWGASDREFVELMDPSYRPADGTPFDPDGPGPAPAMPTSSNYNPSNNPNSLVFDSSLRTISNLLVDQSLGNPAAILTGLQNAGVEDPGLVITGQISAAYAPLKPLFKALAEAERAEASAAAAAAANPGNAALQQAAADAAADLAAAQSAVDAGAGPVASGGTGLYDLLALHGIAMDGANVHIPNTAPDEGLSAPFNSWFTLFGQFFDHGLDLVNKGGSGTVFVPLQPDDPLWDPTPGAPNFMVLTRATVTAGADNVMGTADDVRPMNTTTAFVDQNQTYSSHASHQVFLRQYVATANGPVATGHLIEGANGGMATWGEVKAQAATLLGIQLTDLDVGRVPLLRTDPYGNFIAGSNGYPLVITGVGSDGIPNTADDVVIQGDPTANGGLGISIVSAIRTNAAFLADIAHTAVPEGLADGDTEIGGNIPEDGTYDDELLNAHFIAGDGRANENIGLTAVHHVFHSEHNRLVEHTKATVLATGDAAFIAEWQNSDGSWNGERLFQAAKFGTEMQYQHLVFEEFARKVQPTINTFLVPDGFDTMMDPSIFAEFAHVVYRFGHSMLTESIDQFGPTFQPNHISLIQGFLNPTAFTSANGIADGIAAGAIVRGMTRQVGNEIDEFVTGALRNNLLGLPLDLATINLARGRDTGVPALNEARRTFYEATNQDARLKPYESWIDYAGHLKHEASIINFIAAYGTHQLITDQTTIEGKRDAALTIITGVSVGGLLVPADAEAFLNGTGAYAGNLGGLENVDLWIGGLAEEVMPFGGMLGATFNFVFEQQMELLQSGDRFYYLQRLDGLHLFGEMENNSFAAMIMRNTDATHLPSDVFSTPGLILEVDQTKQFNDTNGDGILDSLDPVGPGLLTQLVVRNSPNNLRYNGDEHVVLGGTEAANVLIAGIGDDTLFGDGGNDRLEGGFGNDILNGGAGDDIIVDSGGDDNIKAGDGNDVVHAGPGLDLVMGGAGQDFVFLGTDEGSEVFAGEGNDFIYGNRNAERILGNEGNDWIETGTFDGAPGDNFDEIFAHDGIDGHDVFLGDGGFDEFIGEGGDDIMVGSTGRGKMAGMSGFDWATYKDSAVGTTGVTADLSIPIIFDEAPVIPANAALDEYQSMEGLSGSAGNDILKGSNILADERLPFHPVTNPTPLEGYRGSQLTKESLQLIAGLAEVLGLTPAQVNAMVAGAVAFNAGDIILGGDGSDVIQGNAGDDIIDGDKWLNVRISVRENIDGTGPEIETHNSMTTLAAKMFSGQINPGQLVIVREIITTGADAIPDIDTAKFRGGRGEYAFSATADGQVIVSHVVEDSLDGTDRLRNIERVEFLAGGPLNIIVGTPGNDVPLNGTAQDDLILGLAGADTLNGLAGDDILVGGAGATTTTSATYADNFNNNSFGNSTGSAAWDPDWFETGDTGVTTGQIRIDDGNNTLRIVGGAASDGATITRPINLTAAATATITFSANPDNLDAGESVIAEFTADGTTWVTIATITGNGGNQPYTHSATGPFTNASIRFVASAINEAVEVVNIDDLVISFTTVTTNTGVDTLNGGLGNDTYSFTLGDGNDVINEAVNATSGGTADRISILAPSTGNDVDGLPILTLNSLSASDNNTADNTGSLVINYGLPNGAATVNQTITVAGHYTGTNAETGVERINFNGANYAGYVLGTDDYFISRGDVARDSGGVNMSTNAVTNAQQNFVAGEDGVNDIITGGALNDLIFGGTGNNRLLGNNGDDLLVGGAGVDVFDVPADDTVDPGPFQLGADTMVGLAGNDIYGVDDLLDVVVEAAGQGTDTVETRMAALSIEAMANVENLTYTGLDADQFVGSGNSLANVITGGDLADTLSGLGGNDTLQGGLGADTMIGGDGTDTYFVDDAGDVVSETNADLVLGGNDVVESDVDYTLGANVERLDLNSDAIRGTGNALANVINGNDEANQLFGAGGNDTLAGNDGNDLLDGGDGDDTLNGGDDNDTIIGGAGTDIIDVGGGFNTIVYNAPGFGNDTINSFDNAGGAATNQDKIDLSGLGVTAANFATRVFESASGGNTVITIREGGAASPIQGTILITGSGTAAIDITDFTLAAAAPTSTITGTDAANTLNGVGTTSETINALDGNDIVNANGGNDVVNGGEGADTLNGGDGNDTLSGGFGATTGSMVDNFGAVSYANNNGNFAFAGNWDETGDNDSATNGDLLITGGRLTFAAGTDNNDTIERAINLTGATAPTLSFDYQAVALDAGETVVVQALNGATWETLGTLGGTTTTTFSSPLNPAHSAIRFVATGGFEAGETFHIDNLVVALGPNSGVDTVNGGTGDDTIIWNANAAAPTDGRDIVDGGTEGAAGDTFVINGNASVEAFTIYTRAAWLAVAGNVAANLAAATEIVVTRNGSNNAAVIAELAEIEEVRINGVDPSGTGGGAGGDTFTIVGDFSTTSLRLNTITIDGDAGDDTIDISALSSAHRIVFRSNGGNDTIIGALRPEDVIELPNGATLADYESTTDANGVTTLTNGESSITYTAVGDGPQVGEDDEDDDDEDEDEDDDDDDDDDDCNDDDDEAGTPAPTGGVNVRVGTASGDVLLGTSGGDSIIGLAGDDVLVGEAGDDAISGGDGADFVEGGAGRDTVHAGSGDDHVFAGAGTDLVNGEAGADRLFGQGGNDVINAGAGDDTAFGGAGNDLFVGEVGDGNDTYYGDEIDGGNGVDTLDLSAISANLTVDLGNGMLGRGSAVSSQSGSDTLWHIENVATGSGNDTITAGRAVNVMEGGAGDDVFRFSDTESADGDTIVDFQPGDRLDLSGIDANGAAAGNQSFTLVNGPAFNAAAQLMVSYEERDGVAYTIVKGNVGGGAEEEFRIELKGSHNLTASNFVL